Below is a genomic region from Gemmatimonadales bacterium.
GCAGGACGTCACCCTCGGCCGCTCGGTCAACGACTACGTGGTGGTGGCGAGCGGGCTCTCCGCCGGCGACCTGGTGGTGACGGACGGACAGCTGCGCCTCACGCCCGGCGCGTCAGTGGAGGTGAAGACGGGCAGCGGCGGCGGCGCCCCGCCGCAACCCAGGACGGCGATGCCGTGAGCATCTCCGCCCTCTTCATCCGGCGGCCGGTCATGACCACGCTGGTCATGAGCGGCATCCTCATCTTCGGCGTCATGGCCTACCGCCAGCTGCCGGTGAGCGACCTGCCGAACGTGGACTTCCCGACCATCACGGTGAGCGCGAACCTCTCGGGCGCGAGCCCGGAGACCATGGCGTCCGCGGTGGCGACGCCGCTCGAGAAGCAGCTCAGCACCATCGCGGGCGTGGACCAGATGGTGTCGAGCAGCTCGCAGGGCAGCACCAACATCACCCTGACCTTCAACCTGAGCCGGGACATCGACGCGGCGGCGCAGGACGTGCAGGCCGCGCTCTCCAGGACCCAGCGGTCCTTGCCCAGAGACGTGCTGCCGCCGTCGTTCCAGAAGATCAATCCCGCCGACCAGCCCATCCTCTATCTCGCGCTGCGTTCGACCACGCTCCCTCTCACCACGCTGAACGAATTCGCCGAGGGCTTCCTCGCGCAGCGCTTCTCGATGATCCCGGGCGTGGCTCAGGTCAACATCTTCGGCAGCCAGAAGTACGCCGTTCGCATCCGGCTCGACCCGCAGGCCATGGCGGCGCGCGGCATCGGGATAGACGAGGTCGCCGCCGCGGTGGGCAACGCCAACGTGAGCCTGCCTAACGGAGTGTTGTGGGGAGCGCACCGCGTCTTCACCGTGCAGGCCAACGGCGAGCTGGCCACGGCCCGCGAGTTCCGGCCCATCGTCGTCGCGTACCGGAACGGCTCGCCGATCCGGCTCGAGGACCTGGGCCAGGTGGTGGACAGCGTGCAGAACGACAAGTCCGCCAGCTGGTTCAGCGGCACGCGGGCGATCATGCTCGCCATCTCGAAGCAGCCCGGAACGAACACCGTCGCGGTGGCCGACGCCGTCCACGCCCTGCTGGAGCGACTCACCCCACAGCTGCCCGCCGGGGTGGACATCCGCACCCTGTCCGACCGCTCGCAGTCCATCCGCGCGTCGGTGCACGACGTCAAGATCACGATGATGGTGACGCTGGTGCTGGTGATCCTCGTGATCTTCCTGTTCCTGCGGAACGTCTCGGCCACCGTGATCCCCAGCCTGGCCCTCCCCATGTCCATCGTGGGCACCTTCGCCGTGATGTTCCTGCTGGGCTACAGCCTGGACAACCTGTCGTTGATGGCGCTCACCCTCAGCGTGGGCTTCGTGGTGGACGACGCCATCGTGATGCTGGAGAACATCGTCCGGCACATGGAGATGGGAAAACCCCGCATGCAGGCGGCCCTGGAGGGCGCCAAGGAGATCGGCTTCACCATCGTCTCCATGACGCTGTCCCTCACCGCGGTATTCATCCCGCTGCTGTTCATGGGCGGGATCGTCGGGCGGCTGTTCCGCGAGTTCGCGGTCACCATCGGGGTGGCCATCCTGGTGTCGGGTTTCGTCTCGCTCACCCTCACTCCGATGATGTGCAGCCGGTTCCTCAAGCCCCCGCGCGAGCAGCACCACGGCCAGCTCTTCGCCGCCACCGAGCGGGTCTACCAACGGACCCTGGGCTTCTACCAGCGCACGCTCGGCTGGGTCATGGAGCACCGGCGGGTGGCGCTCGCGTTCTCCGCGGCGATCCTGGCGGGAACCGTCTGGCTGTTCGTCGCGGTGCCGAAGGGGTTCATCCCGTCCGAGGACACCGGGAACATCTCCGGCAGCACCGAGATGGCCGAGGGCACGTCGTTCGCGGACATGGTGCGGCACCAGCAGCAGATCGCCGACATCCTGCGCGCCGACTCGAACGTGGTGGACTTCATGTCGTCGGTGGGCGGCGGCAACAACGGGCGCCTGCAGATCCGGCTCAAGCCCCGCTCTGAGCGCGACCTCGACGCGGACGGCGTGATCCGAGTGCTCCAGCGCAAGCTCGCCGTGGTGCCGGGCATCCAGGTCTTCCTCTCGAACCCGCCTCCGATCCGCGTCGGCGGGCGCGTCTCGAAGAGCCTCTATCAGTTCGTGCTTCAGAGCCCGGACATCGACGGCCTCTACGAGGGGGCGGCGCTGCTCGAACGCCGGATGCG
It encodes:
- a CDS encoding efflux RND transporter permease subunit — translated: MSISALFIRRPVMTTLVMSGILIFGVMAYRQLPVSDLPNVDFPTITVSANLSGASPETMASAVATPLEKQLSTIAGVDQMVSSSSQGSTNITLTFNLSRDIDAAAQDVQAALSRTQRSLPRDVLPPSFQKINPADQPILYLALRSTTLPLTTLNEFAEGFLAQRFSMIPGVAQVNIFGSQKYAVRIRLDPQAMAARGIGIDEVAAAVGNANVSLPNGVLWGAHRVFTVQANGELATAREFRPIVVAYRNGSPIRLEDLGQVVDSVQNDKSASWFSGTRAIMLAISKQPGTNTVAVADAVHALLERLTPQLPAGVDIRTLSDRSQSIRASVHDVKITMMVTLVLVILVIFLFLRNVSATVIPSLALPMSIVGTFAVMFLLGYSLDNLSLMALTLSVGFVVDDAIVMLENIVRHMEMGKPRMQAALEGAKEIGFTIVSMTLSLTAVFIPLLFMGGIVGRLFREFAVTIGVAILVSGFVSLTLTPMMCSRFLKPPREQHHGQLFAATERVYQRTLGFYQRTLGWVMEHRRVALAFSAAILAGTVWLFVAVPKGFIPSEDTGNISGSTEMAEGTSFADMVRHQQQIADILRADSNVVDFMSSVGGGNNGRLQIRLKPRSERDLDADGVIRVLQRKLAVVPGIQVFLSNPPPIRVGGRVSKSLYQFVLQSPDIDGLYEGAALLERRMRDLSILQDVTSDLQIRNPQVRVEIDRDRASSLGLTVAQIESALYDAYGTRQVSTILTPDNQYAVIMELLPQYQRDYSAINLLYVRSRTGALVPVGAVASLKPAVGPLSVNHSGQLPSITLSFNLRPGVSIGQAVDAVQSLAGQTLPSSITTAFGGTAQAFQASQSGLNLLLLLAVLVIYLVLGVLYESFIHPLTILSGLPFAGFGALLTLLIFKTELSVYAFVGVIMLVGLVKKNAIMMIDFAVEAERSEGKSARDAIVEACSIRFRPIMMTTMAALMGTLPIALGWGAGAESRRPLGLAVVGGLAVSQIITLYVTPVFYTYLDGLQSRFKRRARTPVLAEAPTAQAAD